Proteins encoded by one window of Girardinichthys multiradiatus isolate DD_20200921_A chromosome 14, DD_fGirMul_XY1, whole genome shotgun sequence:
- the LOC124881385 gene encoding myelin-oligodendrocyte glycoprotein-like, translating into MSVQQVEVDSGVESVLLPCRTIVHLPGDATVEWKDSRNRKVHVYKNGSDHSEEQNQFYRTRTKMNEDLLRTGDLSLTLKHPTDKDSNIYTCIVSSRERNILMMKQVDLQVKAPTVQVQNQPKDIRTRTSSTDPTPLMAEHQVWSVC; encoded by the exons ATGTCAG TCCAACAGGTGGAGGTGGATTCAGGGGTGGAGTCGGTCCTGCTGCCCTGCAGAACCATAGTTCACCTGCCTGGAGATGCTACAGTGGAGTGGAAGGACAGTAGAAACAGGAAGGTCCATGTGTATAAGAACGGTTCTGATCATTCTGAAGAACAGAACCAGTtctacagaaccagaaccaagatGAATGAAGACCTGCTGAGAACTGGAGACCTCAGTCTGACTCTGAAACATCCCACAGATAAAGACAGTAACATCTACACCTGCATCGTCTCCAGCAGGGAGAGAAACATCCTGATGATGAAACAAGTTGATCTCCAGGTCAAAG CACCAACAGTTCAGGTCCAGAACCAACCAAAGGACATCAGGACCAGAACCAGCTCCACTGATCCGACTCCTCTGATGGCTGAACATCAAGTCTGGTCAGTTTGTTGA